Proteins found in one Melospiza melodia melodia isolate bMelMel2 chromosome 13, bMelMel2.pri, whole genome shotgun sequence genomic segment:
- the TSHZ3 gene encoding teashirt homolog 3 isoform X1: MPRRKQQAPRRAAAYVSDELKAAALVEEDVEPDENAVDGEPSAKYACPEKDFSKNCQSYQNSPAAEFSSHEMDSESHISETSDRMADFESSSIKNEEESKEVSIPLEDSTVSDSLEQMKAVYNNFLSNSYWSNLNLNLHQPISEKNNGSSSSSSSSSSSCGSGSFDWHQTAMAKTLQQVSQSRILPEPSLFSTVQLYRQSSKLYGSIFTGASKFRCKDCSAAYDTLVELTVHMNETGHYRDDNHETDNNNPKRWSKPRKRSLLEMEGKEDAQKVLKCMYCGHSFESLQDLSVHMIKTKHYQKVPLKEPVTPVAAKIIPATRKKASLELELPSSPDSTAGTPKATISDSNDALQKNSNPYITPNNRYGHQNGASYAWHFEARKSQILKCMECGSSHDTLQELTAHMMVTGHFIKVTNSAMKKGKPIIEAPATPTITSLVDEKVQSVPLAATTFTSPSNTPSSVSPKLNVEIKKEVDKERVIADDKMKEKEKSSEDEEKYDISSKYHYLTENDLEESPKGGLDILKSLENTVTSAINKAQNGTPSWGGYPSIHAAYQLPNMMKLSLGSSGKSTPLKPMFGNNELVSPTKNQPLVSPPSSQTSPVPKTNFHAMEELVKKVTEKVAKVEEKMKEPEGKLSPLKRATPSPCSSEVSEPLKMEPPSDGGFKSQQNSPVPQRDGCKDSPTVEPVENGKEPVKSIVGSLSSSTAIITDHPPEQPFVNPLSALQSVMNIHLGKAAKPSLPALDPMSMLFKMSNSLAEKAAVATPPLQSKKSDHLDRYFYHVNNDQPIDLTKGKSDKSCSLGSALLSSTSTSSASSSSTVTTAKTSAVVSFMSNSPLRENALSDISDMLKNLTESHTSKSSTPSSISEKSDIDGTTIEEPEESTPAQKRKGRQSNWNPQHLLILQAQFAASLRQTSEGKYIMSDLSPQERMHISRFTGLSMTTISHWLANVKYQLRRTGGTKFLKNLDTGHPVFFCNDCASQIRTPSTYISHLESHLGFRLRDLSKLSSEQINNQIAQAKSPSEKLVTSSPEEDIGTSYQCKLCNRTFASKHAVKLHLSKTHGKSPEDHLLYVSELEKQ, from the coding sequence CCTATGTTTCAGACGAACTAAAAGCAGCAGCGCTGGTGGAAGAAGATGTGGAACCTGATGAAAATGCAGTTGACGGGGAGCCTTCAGCAAAATATGCATGTCCAGAAAAAGACTTCAGTAAGAACTGCCAAAGCTACCAAAACTCTCCAGCAGCTGAGTTCTCTAGCCATGAAATGGACAGTGAGTCCCACATCAGTGAGACGAGTGACCGCATGGCAGACTTTGAGAGCAGCTCCATCAAAAATGAGGAGGAGAGCAAGGAGGTTTCCATACCGCTGGAAGACTCCACGGTGTCTGATAGTTTGGAGCAAATGAAGGCCGTGTATAATAACTTCCTCTCCAATTCCTACTGGTCCAATCTCAATCTGAACCTTCACCAGCCAATTTCTGAAAAGAACAACggtagcagcagcagtagcagcagcagcagcagcagctgtgggagcggCAGCTTTGACTGGCACCAGACTGCCATGGCCAAAACACTGCAGCAGGTTTCTCAGAGCAGAATTCTGCCAGAACCGAGCCTTTTTAGCACAGTCCAGCTGTACAGACAGAGCAGTAAGCTCTATGGCTCCATATTCACTGGAGCCAGTAAATTCCGCTGTAAAGACTGCAGTGCTGCCTACGATACTTTAGTAGAGTTAACAGTGCACATGAATGAAACGGGACATTATCGAGATGACAACCATGAAACTGATAACAATAACCCCAAAAGATGGTCCAAACCTCGCAAACGTTCCTTGCTTGAAATGGAAGGGAAAGAAGACGCCCAGAAAGTGCTAAAGTGTATGTACTGTGGTCATTCATTTGAATCTCTTCAGGATTTGAGTGTTCATATGATCAAAACAAAACACTACCAAAAAGTGCCTCTGAAGGAACCTGTTACACCTGTAGCAGCAAAAATTATCCCAGCTACTAGGAAGAAAGCATCACTGGAGCTTGAACTGCCAAGTTCTCCAGACTCCACGGCTGGGACACCAAAAGCCACAATCTCAGATAGTAACGATGCactccaaaagaactccaatccCTACATCACGCCAAATAACCGCTACGGTCACCAGAACGGGGCCAGCTACGCCTGGCACTTTGAGGCGAGGAAATCTCAAATTCTGAAGTGCATGGAGTGTGGAAGCTCACACGACACCCTGCAGGAGCTCACGGCTCACATGATGGTGACGGGACATTTCATTAAAGTCACTAACTCTGCCATGAAAAAAGGGAAACCAATTATAGAAGCCCCAGCCACACCGACAATAACGTCCTTAGTAGATGAGAAGGTCCAGTCTGTGCCACTAGCTGCCACCACCTTTACATCTCCTTCCAACACACCTTCTAGCGTTTCCCCTAAATTAAATGTTGAGATTAAAAAAGAAGTAGATAAGGAAAGAGTCATTGCTGAtgacaaaatgaaagaaaaagagaagtcaAGTGAAGATGAGGAGAAGTATGATATCTCCTCAAAATACCATTACTTGACTGAAAATGACCTAGAAGAGAGCCCTAAGGGGGGATTAGATATATTGAAGTCTTTAGAAAACACAGTTACATCAGCTATAAACAAAGCCCAGAATGGCACACCGAGCTGGGGTGGCTACCCCAGCATTCATGCTGCCTACCAGCTGCCCAATATGATGAAGCTGTCATTGGGCTCATCTGGGAAGAGTACTCCCTTAAAACCCATGTTCGGAAACAATGAACTAGTGTCACCAACTAAAAACCAGCCCTTAGTGTCTCCACCCAGCAGTCAGACCTCGCCTGTGCCGAAAACAAACTTTCATGCCATGGAAGAGTTGGTGAAGAAGGTCACTGAGAAGGTGGCTAAAGTGGAGGAGAAGATGAAGGAGCCTGAAGGAAAGCTCTCTCCACTGAAGCGTGCGACGCCTTCGCCGTGCAGCAGTGAAGTCAGTGAACCCCTTAAGATGGAGCCCCCCAGTGATGGTGGCTTTAAAAGCCAGCAGAACAGCCCAGTTCCTCAGAGAGATGGTTGCAAAGACAGCCCAACTGTAGAACCTGTGGAAAATGGGAAAGAGCCTGTGAAATCCATTGTAGGCTCTTTAAGTAGCAGCACAGCCATCATCACTGACCACCCTCCTGAACAGCCATTTGTAAATCCATTAAGTGCACTACAATCTGTCATGAACATTCACCTTGGCAAGGCAGCAAAGCCATCTTTGCCCGCTCTGGATCCAATGAGCATGCTTTTTAAAATGAGCAACAGTTTGGCAGAAAAGGCTGCAGTGGCCACCCCACCTCTACAGTCCAAAAAATCAGACCACTTAGACCGTTATTTTTATCATGTCAACAATGACCAACCCATAGATTTGACGAAAGGCAAGAGTGACAAAAGCTGCTCTTTGGGTTCAGCGCTTTTGTCATCCACATCGACATCTTCTGCATCTTCTTCATCTACAGTGACAACAGCAAAGACATCTGCAGTCGTGTCATTCATGTCAAACTCGCCGCTACGCGAGAATGCCTTGTCAGATATATCTGATATGCTGAAGAACCTGACAGAAAGTCACACATCAAAATCTTCCACACCTTCCAGCATATCTGAGAAATCTGACATTGATGGTACCACAATAGAGGAACCAGAAGAGAGTACACCAGCTCAGAAAAGGAAGGGACGTCAGTCTAACTGGAACCCTCAGCACTTGCTCATATTGCAGGCCCAGTTTGCAGCCAGCTTACGGCAGACTTCAGAGGGGAAATACATCATGTCAGACTTGAGCCCTCAAGAAAGAATGCACATTTCCAGGTTTACGGGACTCTCAATGACCACAATTAGCCACTGGCTGGCCAATGTGAAATACCAGCTCCGAAGGACGGGGGGAACTAAGTTCCTTAAAAATTTGGACACTGGGCACCCGGTGTTCTTTTGTAATGACTGTGCTTCACAGATCAGAACTCCTTCTACTTATATCAGTCATCTTGAATCGCATCTGGGTTTCAGGTTAAGAGACTTGTCCAAACTGTCCAGTGAACAGATTAACAATCAGATAGCACAAGCAAAGTCACCGTCTGAAAAACTGGTGACGTCCTCTCCAGAGGAAGATATCGGAACTTCTTATCAGTGCAAACTTTGTAACAGGACTTTTGCAAGCAAGCATGCTGTTAAACTTCATCTTAGTAAAACACATGGGAAGTCACCAGAGGATCATCTTCTGTATGTTTCGGAGTTAGAGAAGCAGTAG
- the TSHZ3 gene encoding teashirt homolog 3 isoform X2, producing the protein MDSESHISETSDRMADFESSSIKNEEESKEVSIPLEDSTVSDSLEQMKAVYNNFLSNSYWSNLNLNLHQPISEKNNGSSSSSSSSSSSCGSGSFDWHQTAMAKTLQQVSQSRILPEPSLFSTVQLYRQSSKLYGSIFTGASKFRCKDCSAAYDTLVELTVHMNETGHYRDDNHETDNNNPKRWSKPRKRSLLEMEGKEDAQKVLKCMYCGHSFESLQDLSVHMIKTKHYQKVPLKEPVTPVAAKIIPATRKKASLELELPSSPDSTAGTPKATISDSNDALQKNSNPYITPNNRYGHQNGASYAWHFEARKSQILKCMECGSSHDTLQELTAHMMVTGHFIKVTNSAMKKGKPIIEAPATPTITSLVDEKVQSVPLAATTFTSPSNTPSSVSPKLNVEIKKEVDKERVIADDKMKEKEKSSEDEEKYDISSKYHYLTENDLEESPKGGLDILKSLENTVTSAINKAQNGTPSWGGYPSIHAAYQLPNMMKLSLGSSGKSTPLKPMFGNNELVSPTKNQPLVSPPSSQTSPVPKTNFHAMEELVKKVTEKVAKVEEKMKEPEGKLSPLKRATPSPCSSEVSEPLKMEPPSDGGFKSQQNSPVPQRDGCKDSPTVEPVENGKEPVKSIVGSLSSSTAIITDHPPEQPFVNPLSALQSVMNIHLGKAAKPSLPALDPMSMLFKMSNSLAEKAAVATPPLQSKKSDHLDRYFYHVNNDQPIDLTKGKSDKSCSLGSALLSSTSTSSASSSSTVTTAKTSAVVSFMSNSPLRENALSDISDMLKNLTESHTSKSSTPSSISEKSDIDGTTIEEPEESTPAQKRKGRQSNWNPQHLLILQAQFAASLRQTSEGKYIMSDLSPQERMHISRFTGLSMTTISHWLANVKYQLRRTGGTKFLKNLDTGHPVFFCNDCASQIRTPSTYISHLESHLGFRLRDLSKLSSEQINNQIAQAKSPSEKLVTSSPEEDIGTSYQCKLCNRTFASKHAVKLHLSKTHGKSPEDHLLYVSELEKQ; encoded by the coding sequence ATGGACAGTGAGTCCCACATCAGTGAGACGAGTGACCGCATGGCAGACTTTGAGAGCAGCTCCATCAAAAATGAGGAGGAGAGCAAGGAGGTTTCCATACCGCTGGAAGACTCCACGGTGTCTGATAGTTTGGAGCAAATGAAGGCCGTGTATAATAACTTCCTCTCCAATTCCTACTGGTCCAATCTCAATCTGAACCTTCACCAGCCAATTTCTGAAAAGAACAACggtagcagcagcagtagcagcagcagcagcagcagctgtgggagcggCAGCTTTGACTGGCACCAGACTGCCATGGCCAAAACACTGCAGCAGGTTTCTCAGAGCAGAATTCTGCCAGAACCGAGCCTTTTTAGCACAGTCCAGCTGTACAGACAGAGCAGTAAGCTCTATGGCTCCATATTCACTGGAGCCAGTAAATTCCGCTGTAAAGACTGCAGTGCTGCCTACGATACTTTAGTAGAGTTAACAGTGCACATGAATGAAACGGGACATTATCGAGATGACAACCATGAAACTGATAACAATAACCCCAAAAGATGGTCCAAACCTCGCAAACGTTCCTTGCTTGAAATGGAAGGGAAAGAAGACGCCCAGAAAGTGCTAAAGTGTATGTACTGTGGTCATTCATTTGAATCTCTTCAGGATTTGAGTGTTCATATGATCAAAACAAAACACTACCAAAAAGTGCCTCTGAAGGAACCTGTTACACCTGTAGCAGCAAAAATTATCCCAGCTACTAGGAAGAAAGCATCACTGGAGCTTGAACTGCCAAGTTCTCCAGACTCCACGGCTGGGACACCAAAAGCCACAATCTCAGATAGTAACGATGCactccaaaagaactccaatccCTACATCACGCCAAATAACCGCTACGGTCACCAGAACGGGGCCAGCTACGCCTGGCACTTTGAGGCGAGGAAATCTCAAATTCTGAAGTGCATGGAGTGTGGAAGCTCACACGACACCCTGCAGGAGCTCACGGCTCACATGATGGTGACGGGACATTTCATTAAAGTCACTAACTCTGCCATGAAAAAAGGGAAACCAATTATAGAAGCCCCAGCCACACCGACAATAACGTCCTTAGTAGATGAGAAGGTCCAGTCTGTGCCACTAGCTGCCACCACCTTTACATCTCCTTCCAACACACCTTCTAGCGTTTCCCCTAAATTAAATGTTGAGATTAAAAAAGAAGTAGATAAGGAAAGAGTCATTGCTGAtgacaaaatgaaagaaaaagagaagtcaAGTGAAGATGAGGAGAAGTATGATATCTCCTCAAAATACCATTACTTGACTGAAAATGACCTAGAAGAGAGCCCTAAGGGGGGATTAGATATATTGAAGTCTTTAGAAAACACAGTTACATCAGCTATAAACAAAGCCCAGAATGGCACACCGAGCTGGGGTGGCTACCCCAGCATTCATGCTGCCTACCAGCTGCCCAATATGATGAAGCTGTCATTGGGCTCATCTGGGAAGAGTACTCCCTTAAAACCCATGTTCGGAAACAATGAACTAGTGTCACCAACTAAAAACCAGCCCTTAGTGTCTCCACCCAGCAGTCAGACCTCGCCTGTGCCGAAAACAAACTTTCATGCCATGGAAGAGTTGGTGAAGAAGGTCACTGAGAAGGTGGCTAAAGTGGAGGAGAAGATGAAGGAGCCTGAAGGAAAGCTCTCTCCACTGAAGCGTGCGACGCCTTCGCCGTGCAGCAGTGAAGTCAGTGAACCCCTTAAGATGGAGCCCCCCAGTGATGGTGGCTTTAAAAGCCAGCAGAACAGCCCAGTTCCTCAGAGAGATGGTTGCAAAGACAGCCCAACTGTAGAACCTGTGGAAAATGGGAAAGAGCCTGTGAAATCCATTGTAGGCTCTTTAAGTAGCAGCACAGCCATCATCACTGACCACCCTCCTGAACAGCCATTTGTAAATCCATTAAGTGCACTACAATCTGTCATGAACATTCACCTTGGCAAGGCAGCAAAGCCATCTTTGCCCGCTCTGGATCCAATGAGCATGCTTTTTAAAATGAGCAACAGTTTGGCAGAAAAGGCTGCAGTGGCCACCCCACCTCTACAGTCCAAAAAATCAGACCACTTAGACCGTTATTTTTATCATGTCAACAATGACCAACCCATAGATTTGACGAAAGGCAAGAGTGACAAAAGCTGCTCTTTGGGTTCAGCGCTTTTGTCATCCACATCGACATCTTCTGCATCTTCTTCATCTACAGTGACAACAGCAAAGACATCTGCAGTCGTGTCATTCATGTCAAACTCGCCGCTACGCGAGAATGCCTTGTCAGATATATCTGATATGCTGAAGAACCTGACAGAAAGTCACACATCAAAATCTTCCACACCTTCCAGCATATCTGAGAAATCTGACATTGATGGTACCACAATAGAGGAACCAGAAGAGAGTACACCAGCTCAGAAAAGGAAGGGACGTCAGTCTAACTGGAACCCTCAGCACTTGCTCATATTGCAGGCCCAGTTTGCAGCCAGCTTACGGCAGACTTCAGAGGGGAAATACATCATGTCAGACTTGAGCCCTCAAGAAAGAATGCACATTTCCAGGTTTACGGGACTCTCAATGACCACAATTAGCCACTGGCTGGCCAATGTGAAATACCAGCTCCGAAGGACGGGGGGAACTAAGTTCCTTAAAAATTTGGACACTGGGCACCCGGTGTTCTTTTGTAATGACTGTGCTTCACAGATCAGAACTCCTTCTACTTATATCAGTCATCTTGAATCGCATCTGGGTTTCAGGTTAAGAGACTTGTCCAAACTGTCCAGTGAACAGATTAACAATCAGATAGCACAAGCAAAGTCACCGTCTGAAAAACTGGTGACGTCCTCTCCAGAGGAAGATATCGGAACTTCTTATCAGTGCAAACTTTGTAACAGGACTTTTGCAAGCAAGCATGCTGTTAAACTTCATCTTAGTAAAACACATGGGAAGTCACCAGAGGATCATCTTCTGTATGTTTCGGAGTTAGAGAAGCAGTAG